One genomic segment of Culturomica massiliensis includes these proteins:
- a CDS encoding alpha-N-acetylglucosaminidase, with protein MKSICLFIFLLSGYLGNASPVHELLDRIDPGASKKFKIELVEGNTDFFELDQDGDRVVVRGNNYVSIATGVNWYLKYYAGIHLSWNGMKAKLPAVLPPVEKRERRETSLKYRYDLNYCTYSYSMAFWDWERWEKELDWMALHGINLPLALTGTETVWRNVLLQLGYSAEEIGKFIAGPGFLAWWHMNNLEGWGGPNPENWYKQQVQLQQRILNRMREFGIEPVFPGYAGMVPHDVKEKLGLNVTDPGKWCGFTRPAFLQPEDPAFQRVAGLYYAEMEKLFGKARFYSMDPFHEGGNTEGVDLAAAGKSILEAMKRANSSAVWVIQAWQANPRPQILDAIEAGDMLVLDLSSENRPMWGDKESPWYRENGYGKHDWLYCMLLNFGGNVGMYGRMDRVIDGFYAARELRKGTLCGVGITMEGIENNPVMYELLLELPWRPEKFTKEEWVEGYVKARYGCDDSRLRQVWQILSETVYNCPDIREGTVESVFCARPAEEVHSASSWGSSRMYYPPEESEKAAKLMLSVADRYAGNNNFEYDLVDVVRQAIADRGNRLQKEVTAAYRAGKKADFQRLSREFLDLILVQDSLLTTRREFKVGNWIAQARKIGRTEDEKRLYEWNARVQITTWGNRKAADEGGLRDYSHREWSGLLKDFYYPRWKAYFDMLGQRLNGVQVQDIDWYAMEEPWTWLRNDYPAEPEENAVEVAQWAYGKVFVKIR; from the coding sequence ATGAAAAGTATCTGTTTATTTATTTTTTTGTTGTCGGGCTATCTTGGGAATGCCTCACCGGTTCATGAGTTGCTGGACCGGATAGATCCGGGGGCTTCAAAGAAGTTTAAGATTGAGCTGGTTGAAGGTAATACGGATTTTTTTGAGCTGGATCAGGATGGGGACCGGGTGGTTGTGCGGGGAAACAATTATGTCAGTATCGCTACTGGTGTGAACTGGTATTTGAAGTATTATGCCGGAATTCATTTGTCCTGGAACGGTATGAAAGCAAAATTACCTGCTGTTTTACCTCCTGTCGAAAAAAGGGAACGCCGGGAAACATCGTTGAAGTACCGGTATGACCTGAATTATTGTACTTATTCCTATTCGATGGCGTTTTGGGATTGGGAGCGTTGGGAGAAAGAGCTCGACTGGATGGCATTGCATGGGATAAATCTGCCTCTGGCATTGACCGGAACGGAAACGGTTTGGCGCAATGTGTTGTTGCAGTTGGGGTATAGTGCGGAGGAGATCGGAAAGTTTATTGCCGGTCCGGGATTTTTAGCCTGGTGGCACATGAATAATCTGGAAGGGTGGGGAGGTCCTAACCCGGAAAATTGGTATAAACAGCAGGTGCAATTGCAACAGCGTATTTTAAACCGGATGCGGGAATTCGGTATAGAACCCGTTTTCCCGGGGTATGCCGGTATGGTACCTCATGATGTGAAGGAGAAACTGGGGCTGAATGTAACCGATCCGGGTAAGTGGTGTGGTTTTACCCGTCCTGCTTTTCTGCAACCGGAAGACCCGGCATTTCAGCGTGTTGCTGGTTTGTACTATGCGGAAATGGAAAAGCTGTTCGGGAAAGCCCGGTTTTACAGTATGGATCCTTTTCACGAGGGAGGAAATACGGAGGGGGTTGATCTGGCTGCTGCCGGCAAATCGATTCTGGAAGCCATGAAGCGTGCTAATTCTTCGGCTGTCTGGGTTATTCAGGCCTGGCAGGCCAATCCCCGGCCGCAGATATTGGATGCTATTGAAGCCGGAGATATGTTGGTATTGGATCTTAGCAGCGAGAATCGTCCGATGTGGGGTGATAAGGAGTCGCCCTGGTACCGGGAGAACGGTTATGGAAAGCACGACTGGTTGTATTGTATGTTGTTGAATTTCGGTGGTAATGTCGGGATGTACGGGCGGATGGACCGGGTGATCGACGGATTTTATGCTGCCCGGGAGTTGCGGAAAGGTACTTTGTGCGGAGTCGGAATTACAATGGAGGGGATTGAGAATAATCCGGTGATGTACGAGCTGTTGCTGGAGTTGCCCTGGCGGCCGGAAAAATTTACAAAGGAAGAGTGGGTGGAGGGGTATGTGAAGGCCCGTTATGGATGTGACGATTCCCGCTTGCGGCAAGTCTGGCAAATATTGTCGGAGACGGTTTACAATTGTCCGGATATCCGGGAAGGAACTGTGGAGTCTGTATTTTGTGCCCGTCCGGCTGAGGAAGTGCACAGTGCTTCCAGTTGGGGAAGTTCCCGTATGTATTACCCACCGGAGGAATCGGAGAAGGCTGCGAAGCTGATGTTGTCGGTGGCTGACCGTTATGCCGGTAATAATAATTTCGAATATGATTTGGTCGATGTGGTACGACAGGCTATTGCTGATCGTGGAAATCGGCTGCAAAAAGAAGTTACGGCGGCATACCGTGCGGGTAAAAAGGCTGATTTCCAAAGGTTGAGCCGGGAATTTCTGGATTTGATTTTGGTGCAGGACAGTCTTTTGACTACACGCCGGGAATTCAAAGTCGGCAACTGGATTGCACAGGCGCGGAAAATCGGACGGACAGAGGATGAGAAGAGGTTGTATGAATGGAATGCCCGGGTACAAATTACAACGTGGGGGAACCGGAAAGCGGCAGATGAAGGCGGTTTGCGTGATTATTCCCACCGGGAATGGTCCGGTTTGCTGAAAGATTTTTATTATCCCCGCTGGAAGGCCTATTTTGACATGTTGGGACAACGCCTGAACGGTGTGCAAGTCCAGGATATCGACTGGTATGCGATGGAAGAACCCTGGACATGGCTTCGGAACGATTATCCAGCAGAGCCGGAAGAAAATGCAGTGGAAGTAGCTCAGTGGGCTTATGGGAAGGTTTTTGTAAAAATCCGATAG
- a CDS encoding helix-turn-helix transcriptional regulator, with product MERKLINRIKVILAEKNKSNKWLSEQLDKDPAIISKWVTNTTQPNVETLIEISKVLGVTVDDLLRTE from the coding sequence ATGGAACGCAAATTAATAAATCGCATCAAAGTTATTCTTGCAGAGAAAAACAAGAGTAATAAATGGCTCTCTGAACAATTGGATAAAGATCCCGCTATAATCTCCAAATGGGTTACCAATACAACACAACCCAATGTGGAAACGCTAATTGAAATATCCAAAGTTTTGGGTGTAACCGTGGATGACTTATTAAGAACGGAATAA
- a CDS encoding NIL domain-containing protein encodes MIKKVVLSFPVDATDRSLMYDLVKRYDIRINILKAEIEAGKSGKLLVELEADELLLEQGLAFLTDNGVTVSPLASKISYDESRCINCGNCASACFSHALTIGEPDWKLKFNPEKCIVCKLCLKSCPLKLFRIEFSE; translated from the coding sequence ATGATAAAAAAAGTTGTATTATCGTTCCCGGTAGATGCTACCGACAGATCGTTGATGTACGATCTCGTAAAACGATACGATATCCGAATCAATATATTAAAAGCAGAAATTGAAGCCGGAAAATCCGGAAAATTACTTGTAGAACTGGAAGCTGACGAACTGTTGCTGGAACAAGGTCTTGCCTTTCTGACCGACAACGGAGTTACCGTCAGCCCGCTGGCAAGTAAAATTTCATACGACGAAAGCCGGTGTATCAATTGCGGCAACTGTGCTTCGGCCTGCTTTTCCCATGCGCTGACAATCGGAGAACCGGATTGGAAACTCAAATTCAACCCGGAAAAATGCATCGTCTGTAAGCTTTGTCTGAAATCATGCCCGTTAAAACTTTTCCGGATCGAATTTTCGGAATAA
- a CDS encoding PDDEXK nuclease domain-containing protein: MEKNKLQHGMTTDKLVSDIRSIIEQGRQQAYAAANQIAVLTYWHIGRRIVEEEQHGEVRAQYGTRLIKTLAEQLVPKYGSTFSKRNLDYFRQFYLCFNDLEIVNTRVHNLTWSHFRSIIQVADPKAREWYVKEASEQMWSVRTLNRNIGTQYYGRRMACVREGLALPSPDIEVNDPLEYIKSPVVAEFLGFRKDSKYDESQLEQALIDHLQQFIMELGRGFAFVDRQKHISTDTGDFYIDLVFYNIKLKRYVLFELKTHPLAHADVGQLDMYVRMYDDLVKDENDNPTIGILLCTETDKVMAKYSVLNGSEQLFAAQYMAYMPTEEELSREIEQQKRFFLEQHGMEE, from the coding sequence ATGGAAAAGAATAAGCTGCAACATGGTATGACAACTGATAAACTGGTTTCTGATATCCGGAGTATCATTGAACAAGGCCGTCAACAGGCATATGCGGCAGCTAATCAGATTGCTGTACTTACCTATTGGCACATTGGGCGGCGAATAGTGGAAGAAGAACAGCATGGAGAAGTTCGTGCGCAGTATGGCACCCGGTTGATTAAAACATTAGCAGAGCAACTGGTACCTAAATACGGTAGTACATTCAGTAAACGCAATTTGGATTACTTCCGCCAATTTTACCTGTGTTTTAATGATTTGGAGATTGTGAACACGCGTGTTCACAATCTGACATGGTCGCACTTCCGCTCGATTATACAGGTTGCAGACCCTAAGGCCAGAGAGTGGTATGTAAAAGAGGCATCGGAACAGATGTGGAGTGTGAGGACACTCAATCGCAACATCGGTACACAATACTATGGCCGCCGTATGGCTTGTGTAAGGGAAGGGCTGGCATTGCCATCCCCCGATATTGAAGTCAATGATCCATTGGAATATATAAAGAGTCCGGTGGTTGCCGAGTTTTTAGGTTTTCGCAAGGATAGCAAATATGACGAAAGCCAGTTGGAACAAGCCTTAATAGATCATCTGCAACAATTTATCATGGAATTGGGACGTGGTTTCGCATTTGTCGACAGGCAGAAACACATTTCAACGGATACTGGTGATTTTTACATTGATCTTGTGTTCTATAACATTAAGCTCAAGCGTTACGTGTTGTTTGAATTGAAAACACATCCTCTGGCTCACGCAGATGTGGGGCAATTGGATATGTATGTACGAATGTATGACGACCTTGTAAAAGATGAGAATGATAACCCGACAATAGGCATACTGCTCTGTACCGAGACCGACAAGGTAATGGCAAAATACTCTGTCCTTAACGGTAGCGAGCAACTTTTTGCAGCCCAATATATGGCCTATATGCCAACGGAAGAAGAGTTGAGCAGAGAGATAGAACAGCAAAAACGTTTCTTCTTGGAACAACACGGAATGGAGGAGTGA
- a CDS encoding homocysteine biosynthesis protein, translated as MAKSYAEINEKIKKGTAVVLTAEEVAELSRTLSPKEIAQKVDVVTTGTFGAMCSSGAFINFGHANPPIRMEKIELNGVRVSGGLAAVDTYIGATDCNPERPAYGGAHIIEDLINGKDILLEAWGKGTDCYPRKHIKTVINKDTVNEAILYNPRNAYQNYNVATNTTDQLKYTYMGTLLPRMRNASYSTAGELSPLINDPECRTIGLGTRIFLGGTEGYVTWNGTQFHSTKEVNEYGIPTSNARTIAVIGDLKNMSSEYLRAAYYEKYGISLFVGIGIPIPILDEDLARRVSIRNEQIETTIVDYGNGNQILGKTNYAALHSGEIEIKGQKVRTAPVSSLAKAREIAAMLKKRIAGGHFQLTEPVRPMPTNTGLKSLLETKPEN; from the coding sequence ATGGCTAAGTCATACGCTGAAATAAACGAAAAAATAAAGAAAGGAACGGCTGTCGTGTTAACGGCAGAAGAAGTAGCGGAACTATCCCGTACATTATCCCCCAAAGAAATTGCACAAAAAGTAGATGTCGTAACAACAGGTACTTTCGGAGCAATGTGCTCGTCCGGTGCATTTATCAACTTCGGACACGCCAATCCACCCATCCGGATGGAAAAAATCGAATTGAACGGTGTGAGAGTAAGCGGCGGATTGGCAGCGGTAGACACCTACATAGGAGCAACCGACTGCAACCCCGAGCGTCCCGCATACGGTGGTGCCCATATCATCGAAGACCTGATCAACGGTAAAGATATTTTACTGGAAGCTTGGGGAAAAGGCACCGACTGTTACCCGCGTAAACACATCAAAACGGTCATCAATAAAGACACCGTCAACGAAGCCATCCTTTACAATCCGAGAAACGCATATCAAAATTACAATGTAGCGACCAATACCACGGACCAGCTTAAATACACTTACATGGGAACCCTGCTTCCCCGTATGCGCAATGCGTCCTACAGTACGGCCGGAGAACTGTCTCCCCTGATCAACGATCCGGAATGCCGGACGATCGGGTTAGGCACCCGGATCTTCCTTGGCGGTACAGAAGGTTACGTCACCTGGAACGGAACACAGTTTCATTCGACAAAAGAAGTAAACGAATATGGCATACCGACAAGCAACGCCCGTACCATTGCCGTAATCGGAGATCTTAAAAATATGAGTAGCGAATACCTCCGGGCCGCTTATTATGAAAAATACGGAATAAGCCTGTTTGTCGGCATCGGTATCCCCATTCCCATACTGGACGAAGATCTGGCCCGCAGAGTCTCCATCCGTAACGAACAGATCGAAACGACGATCGTAGATTATGGAAACGGAAATCAGATACTGGGCAAAACGAACTATGCCGCATTACACAGCGGAGAAATTGAAATCAAAGGACAAAAAGTCCGGACGGCTCCGGTTTCCAGCCTGGCAAAAGCCCGGGAAATCGCTGCAATGCTAAAAAAACGGATTGCCGGAGGCCATTTCCAACTGACAGAACCCGTTCGTCCGATGCCGACGAACACCGGGCTGAAATCATTGCTCGAAACCAAACCGGAAAATTGA
- a CDS encoding acyltransferase family protein, producing the protein MTKQTNRLLALDVLRGITIAGMILVNDPGSWGAVYAPLCHASWNGLTPTDLVFPFFMFIMGVSMYFSLRKYDFTFSGEAAVKIFRRATVIFLIGVGINWFALWFSAVCSPEEMPLGERLTLNLFPFDRLRILGVMQRLAIAYLGGALLSLWIKPKYYLGAAFGILSGYFFILWAGDGFARSADNIIAVVDRTVFGVNHLYGEWLPDGTRIAFDPEGLLSALPCVAHVLLGMFIGRALVEAKDNTLRIQRLFIFGTLILFAGFLLQYGCPINKKIWSPTYVLVTCGLASQLLALLIFVIDVKGYKHWSRFFEAFGVNPLFIYVLADVLAIVLGYVHFFRQGEYISLQGYIYSVGLASWLNPYFASLVYAVLFVFLNWCVARVLYNRKIYIKI; encoded by the coding sequence ATGACAAAACAGACAAATCGTTTATTGGCACTGGATGTATTGCGGGGTATTACGATAGCGGGTATGATTTTGGTGAATGATCCCGGTTCGTGGGGAGCTGTATATGCGCCTTTGTGCCATGCTTCCTGGAACGGACTGACTCCTACCGATTTAGTGTTCCCTTTTTTCATGTTTATTATGGGGGTATCCATGTATTTTTCTTTGCGGAAATACGATTTCACTTTTTCCGGGGAAGCAGCCGTAAAGATTTTTCGCCGGGCTACGGTTATTTTTTTGATCGGAGTCGGGATCAATTGGTTTGCTTTGTGGTTCTCGGCTGTCTGTAGTCCGGAGGAGATGCCTTTGGGCGAACGGCTTACCTTGAATTTATTTCCTTTTGACCGGTTGCGGATATTGGGTGTTATGCAACGATTGGCGATTGCTTATCTGGGGGGAGCTTTGTTGAGTCTTTGGATAAAGCCGAAGTATTATCTTGGGGCTGCATTCGGCATTTTATCGGGTTATTTTTTTATTTTATGGGCAGGAGACGGGTTCGCCCGGTCAGCGGATAATATTATTGCCGTGGTAGACCGGACCGTATTCGGTGTGAATCATTTGTATGGCGAATGGTTACCGGACGGGACCCGCATTGCTTTCGACCCGGAAGGTTTGTTGAGTGCTTTGCCTTGTGTGGCGCATGTGTTGTTGGGGATGTTTATCGGCAGGGCGTTGGTGGAGGCTAAGGATAATACGCTGCGTATACAACGGCTTTTTATTTTCGGAACTCTTATTTTATTTGCCGGTTTTCTGCTGCAATACGGTTGTCCGATAAATAAGAAAATATGGAGTCCTACTTACGTGCTGGTTACCTGTGGGTTGGCTTCACAGTTGTTGGCATTGCTGATTTTTGTCATAGATGTAAAGGGGTATAAGCATTGGAGTCGTTTTTTTGAGGCTTTCGGGGTTAATCCGTTGTTTATATATGTATTGGCAGATGTGCTGGCGATTGTTTTGGGGTATGTTCATTTTTTCCGGCAAGGAGAATATATCAGTTTGCAGGGTTACATTTATTCCGTCGGTTTGGCTTCCTGGCTGAATCCTTATTTTGCTTCTCTGGTGTATGCTGTATTGTTTGTATTTTTGAACTGGTGTGTGGCCAGGGTGTTGTATAACAGAAAAATCTACATTAAAATCTGA
- a CDS encoding N-6 DNA methylase, whose translation MAKKQNKPVKEETLETILFNCRNSLRGRAAMTDKRDLLLTLVFLKFIGERFKQQKEKIRHEIVEVQGINDTDFIELQLSRPNQYMQDGVFFLTDETFWDKLILTLPTGMAIAFDTAIKTLDDNEPKLKNALPQQIFTKTALEPGVLKSVVDEINKIDPQKFNDHDLIGRVYEYFLQAFSINADKEEGEFYTPHSIVELIASLIEPFDGTVYDPCCGSGGMFVQAAKFIEAHGGNTKAVNVYGQESEPATYRLAKMNLAIRGISYHLGDRAVSTFSDDQHKELKFDYIMANPPFNLKKYAEYGGFETDPRWQGYGVPPASNANYAWILHILNKLNVSRGIAGFLLANGALDDSDTQGIRKQLIESDKVEAIIVLPRNMFYSTDISVTLWILNNNKKGGPWHGRQLRDRTGEILFIDLRTWNNNIYEKKYVRLSETEIDRVRQIYLDWQTENFAEYAEPELYYAAHRNEIQEKGFSLVPSRYIEFIDRDTEIDYKSALSEMSCKFDELKKRWDANETELINAFKVLGYGKE comes from the coding sequence ATGGCTAAGAAACAGAATAAACCGGTAAAGGAAGAAACTCTTGAAACGATACTTTTCAACTGTCGTAACAGTCTGCGTGGGCGTGCAGCCATGACAGATAAACGCGACTTGCTGTTGACCCTTGTATTCCTGAAATTCATAGGAGAACGGTTCAAACAGCAAAAGGAGAAAATCAGGCATGAGATAGTGGAAGTTCAAGGCATTAATGATACGGATTTCATTGAGTTGCAACTTTCTCGTCCCAATCAATATATGCAGGACGGAGTGTTTTTCCTGACAGATGAAACATTTTGGGACAAACTGATTCTTACATTACCTACCGGCATGGCTATCGCTTTCGATACGGCCATAAAGACTTTGGATGACAACGAACCTAAATTGAAAAATGCCCTTCCGCAGCAGATTTTTACGAAAACAGCCCTTGAACCGGGAGTTCTGAAAAGCGTAGTGGATGAGATAAACAAGATAGACCCACAGAAATTTAATGATCACGACCTCATAGGACGTGTATATGAGTATTTTTTGCAGGCTTTTTCTATAAACGCAGACAAAGAGGAAGGAGAATTTTATACACCACATTCTATCGTAGAGCTTATCGCATCTCTTATTGAGCCTTTTGATGGGACAGTCTATGACCCTTGCTGTGGTTCCGGAGGTATGTTTGTTCAAGCTGCAAAGTTCATAGAGGCCCACGGTGGAAATACGAAAGCCGTCAATGTGTATGGGCAGGAATCAGAACCGGCAACTTATCGCCTTGCAAAGATGAATCTGGCTATACGAGGTATCTCTTACCATTTGGGCGATAGAGCCGTGTCCACTTTCTCTGATGACCAGCATAAGGAACTTAAGTTTGATTACATCATGGCTAACCCGCCGTTCAATTTGAAGAAATATGCCGAATACGGAGGTTTTGAGACTGATCCCCGATGGCAAGGCTATGGAGTTCCTCCTGCCAGCAATGCCAACTATGCGTGGATTCTTCATATCTTGAACAAATTGAATGTCAGTCGTGGAATCGCAGGATTCCTGCTTGCCAATGGTGCTTTGGATGATAGTGATACGCAGGGAATACGCAAACAGCTAATCGAAAGCGACAAAGTAGAAGCTATTATCGTTTTGCCGCGAAATATGTTCTATTCTACCGATATATCCGTCACCCTTTGGATTTTAAACAACAATAAGAAAGGCGGTCCATGGCATGGCAGACAACTTCGCGACCGTACAGGTGAAATTCTTTTCATTGACTTGCGGACATGGAACAATAACATATATGAAAAGAAATACGTCCGCTTGTCGGAGACGGAAATAGACAGAGTGCGTCAGATATACCTCGATTGGCAAACCGAGAATTTTGCCGAGTATGCCGAGCCGGAATTATACTATGCTGCACATCGTAACGAAATTCAAGAAAAGGGATTTTCTCTCGTGCCATCCAGATACATTGAATTTATAGACCGTGATACGGAAATAGACTATAAGTCTGCCCTTTCAGAAATGAGTTGTAAATTTGATGAATTGAAGAAAAGATGGGATGCAAACGAAACGGAACTTATAAACGCTTTCAAAGTTTTAGGTTATGGAAAAGAATAA
- a CDS encoding DUF2971 domain-containing protein, with protein sequence MGAVKLYKYLDFNGGLMMLHNSNLQFTNAMQLNDPFDCHPSLIDFSNVPKEACGGWTLEIIEELRRDPFRRTRERAWICSLSKIYDSILMWSYYSKHQGICIGLDMEKAQKSLSRIQGTVMIGCSEVEVQYKDIIEKPDYFRDAKDFFHYQLSTKAKAWEHEQEVRLFILDPSPIYMALPDQNDDKGSIDWKEVRAFSKIGGECFESVYLGINMNTDEKSKIISVARKLNPDIKIYQMGIDANAFKLNTELIK encoded by the coding sequence ATGGGAGCAGTCAAATTATATAAATATCTTGATTTCAATGGCGGATTGATGATGTTGCATAATAGTAATCTTCAATTTACCAATGCTATGCAGTTGAACGACCCATTTGATTGTCACCCATCATTAATTGATTTCTCCAATGTTCCGAAGGAAGCGTGTGGAGGATGGACTCTGGAAATAATCGAAGAATTAAGAAGAGATCCATTTCGTAGAACAAGAGAAAGGGCATGGATATGTAGTCTTTCCAAAATATATGATTCAATCTTGATGTGGAGCTATTATAGCAAACATCAAGGTATCTGTATTGGTTTGGATATGGAGAAAGCCCAAAAGTCTCTTTCGAGAATACAAGGAACAGTCATGATTGGTTGTTCTGAGGTGGAAGTGCAATACAAGGATATTATAGAGAAGCCTGATTATTTCAGGGATGCAAAAGATTTCTTCCATTATCAGTTATCCACAAAGGCAAAAGCTTGGGAGCATGAACAAGAGGTTAGGCTATTTATTTTAGACCCTAGTCCCATATATATGGCATTACCGGATCAGAATGATGATAAAGGTTCGATAGATTGGAAGGAAGTACGAGCTTTTTCTAAAATCGGAGGAGAGTGTTTCGAGTCCGTTTATTTGGGAATCAATATGAATACAGATGAGAAATCAAAAATAATAAGCGTTGCACGGAAACTGAACCCTGATATTAAGATTTACCAAATGGGGATTGATGCAAATGCTTTTAAGTTAAATACTGAACTGATAAAATAA
- a CDS encoding UPF0280 family protein, whose product MEYKNRTYREHFREGRWTSFVVKCKESDLWIGIDKTSYRPEMPEYSNTLITELRDTMEKYLQKDPCYLTSLVPYDAKPDAPAIFTQMSEISHRTNIGPMSAVAGAIALYIANALKRHFGVKEVIIENGGDIYADILEDIDVSVFAGASPLSEKVGLHINASQAPLGICTSSGTVGPSLSFGKADAVMIICKDVLLADSYATAFANFVRKAEDINPVLEKIGKIEDIISAVLIKDDKMGAVGKFELKFFN is encoded by the coding sequence ATGGAATATAAAAACAGAACCTATCGGGAACATTTTCGGGAAGGTCGCTGGACCAGCTTTGTCGTAAAATGCAAAGAATCGGACTTGTGGATCGGTATAGATAAAACATCATACCGCCCTGAGATGCCTGAATACAGCAATACATTGATCACAGAACTGCGGGATACCATGGAAAAGTATCTGCAAAAAGATCCCTGTTATCTGACATCACTGGTACCTTACGACGCCAAACCCGATGCTCCGGCCATATTTACACAAATGTCCGAAATCTCCCACCGGACCAATATCGGACCGATGAGTGCCGTTGCCGGTGCCATTGCTCTGTATATTGCAAATGCACTGAAAAGGCATTTCGGAGTTAAAGAAGTAATCATTGAAAACGGAGGGGATATCTATGCCGATATTCTGGAAGACATTGACGTATCGGTATTCGCAGGAGCTTCTCCCCTCTCCGAGAAAGTGGGATTACACATCAACGCGTCACAAGCGCCGTTGGGTATCTGTACCTCTTCCGGTACAGTCGGACCGTCATTAAGCTTCGGAAAAGCCGACGCAGTAATGATTATTTGTAAAGATGTATTGTTAGCTGACAGCTATGCCACCGCCTTTGCTAATTTTGTCAGAAAAGCCGAGGATATAAATCCGGTACTGGAAAAAATCGGAAAAATAGAAGATATTATCTCGGCTGTTCTGATCAAAGACGATAAAATGGGGGCTGTCGGTAAATTTGAACTCAAGTTTTTTAACTAA
- a CDS encoding restriction endonuclease subunit S, which produces MGASNVKWVRLGDYIEQCDERNSASVNYPVIGINRDKTFMPTVANLDGVDIAKYKIVTKRMFVFSGMQTGRDICIRIGLYDNEQPALVSPAYTTFVINDDKKVLPEYFFMYFNRAESDRYGWFISDSSVRANLDWPRFLDIEIPLPSPDEQQKVVNAWKAFREIKEQNEAEAAPLMQVCQSYIQELKHKYPLQEIGPYIEECNERNLNGKFTEKEVRGIATSKGLIETKANLDGVSLNSYKLVKPKEIAFVSDTSRRGDKMSLGLNDSDKTYIVSSISSVFNVDEENILPNFIYLWFCRAEFDRYARFNSWGSAREAFSFEDMKRCKIPIPPIDVQRAIVNIYKCANEAKQIAEEADRLSREVCPALLQHVIHS; this is translated from the coding sequence ATGGGAGCGAGTAATGTAAAATGGGTTAGGCTCGGAGATTATATCGAACAATGTGATGAAAGGAACTCTGCGAGTGTCAACTATCCTGTAATCGGTATAAATCGAGACAAAACATTTATGCCGACTGTTGCAAATTTGGATGGAGTAGATATAGCCAAATATAAAATTGTCACAAAAAGAATGTTTGTATTTAGTGGGATGCAGACTGGGAGAGACATCTGTATTCGCATCGGATTATACGACAATGAACAACCTGCTTTAGTCTCTCCTGCATATACAACATTTGTCATCAACGATGATAAGAAAGTTTTGCCAGAATACTTTTTCATGTATTTTAATCGAGCCGAGAGTGATCGTTATGGTTGGTTCATTAGCGATTCCAGTGTTCGAGCCAACTTGGATTGGCCGCGTTTCCTTGATATTGAAATTCCGCTGCCATCACCTGATGAACAACAGAAAGTGGTGAATGCATGGAAAGCATTTAGAGAGATCAAAGAACAAAACGAGGCTGAGGCGGCTCCGCTTATGCAAGTCTGCCAAAGCTATATTCAGGAATTGAAGCATAAATATCCTTTGCAGGAGATAGGGCCATACATTGAAGAATGCAATGAACGCAATTTGAACGGCAAATTTACAGAAAAGGAAGTTCGTGGAATAGCAACATCGAAAGGTTTGATTGAAACAAAAGCGAATTTGGATGGAGTCTCGTTAAATTCGTATAAATTGGTAAAGCCTAAAGAAATCGCTTTTGTATCTGACACCTCTCGCCGTGGAGATAAAATGAGTTTAGGATTGAACGATTCAGATAAAACTTATATTGTTTCATCTATTTCGTCTGTATTCAACGTGGATGAAGAAAATATTTTACCAAATTTTATTTACTTATGGTTCTGTCGAGCGGAATTCGATCGTTATGCCCGTTTCAATTCATGGGGAAGTGCTCGTGAGGCTTTTTCATTTGAGGATATGAAGCGTTGTAAGATACCTATTCCACCAATTGATGTTCAGCGTGCAATCGTCAATATCTATAAATGCGCAAATGAAGCAAAGCAAATAGCAGAAGAAGCTGACAGACTTTCACGCGAAGTTTGTCCGGCATTGCTTCAACATGTCATACATTCTTAA